In the Candidatus Microthrix subdominans genome, CGGTGAGCAGCGCCGCCCGGGTCGGCGAACACATCGGGGTGGCGTGGTAGTTGGAGAACCGCAGCGCGCCGGCGGCCAGCGCATCCAGGTTGGGGGTGGCGATCTCCGAGCCGTAGCAACCCAGGTCGGAGTACCCCAGGTCGTCGGCCATGATCACGATCACGTTGGGGGCGCCCTCGGGTGCGGTGGCCTCGCCCGGCCACCAAGGGTCGGACCCGGCCACCGTGCGGCCCGCCCGTCCCTCGAAGTTGCGGTACGCACCGGTGGCGGTGTCCTCGCTCATCTGTCCCCTCCCTCGATTGGGTCCCTCCGGCTCAGCAGCTGAGCCCGAAGCCACCCGTTGGTTTGCGCTGTCGACCGGCCGGTGGAGACGGGCTCGCAAGCGGGTCCGGTCAAGCCGTTCGAGTCTGCCCGATCATGGCCGACGCATCGAGTTGACGCATACCTCGTATCCTGTCCTCCTGGTTCGAGCGATCCGACGGCGCCGATCGAGCACCGCAACCCCGGCTGCTCTACCTACCGCCCGTGCCTCGTGCCCCTGCCCCCCGACTGGTGTCGCCCATGATCGAACTTCCACCCAGTGTCACCGTCGTGCTCGGCTCGGGCGGTGCCGGTGGTTGGATGTTCCACCTCGGGGCGCTCCGGGCGCTGCGGGCGGAGGCCGACTTCAACCTCGTCGACGCCCAACGAGTGATCGCCACCTCAGCCGGGGCCGGCGTCGCAGCGGCGGTGCTCACCGGCACCAGCCTGGAGGACACCGGCGACATCTTGATGTCGCCCCCCTCCGGTGAAGAGCGCACCGAGTTCGTCGAGGCCAGGGAGGCCAACCGCGACCGGGGGCTGGAGCGGCTGATGCCGGTGGCGCCCCAGCTGGCCTCGCAGGTGCTTCGCAACCCCTTGCTGGCCGGTTCCGGCCTGTTACCCGCCGGCAGGATTCCCACCGTCGGGTTGTCCCGGGCTGCGTCAATCCACGCCAACCACCCTTGGCCGCCCTCGCTGTGGATCACTGCCACCCGTCTCGACGACGGCGCCCTCGTCGTGTTCGGCCGTGACGACCTCGAGGTTCCGCTCGCCCAGGCGGCCCAGGCCAGCCAGGCCATCCCCGGGGCGTTTGCGCCGGTTGAGATCGACGGCGAGCGTTACGTCGACGGCGGGTTGTTGTCGCCCAACCACGCCGAGCTGGCCCTCGAAACGCCGACCGACCTGGTGGTCCTGGTCAGCGTGCAGAGCCGTCCCGGGCTGCGAGCCACCCGGATGCAGGCCCGCCGTCGCTTGGACACAGAGCTGACCCAGCTGCGGGAGGCGGGGCTGGCGACCGTGCTGATCGAGGTGGACGACGCCACCAACGCCCGCTTTCGCGGCTTCCCACGCGGCGACCAGACCAACGGCAACGTGATCCAACAGCACGCTGCCCGCCTCACCCGTGCCGCCCTGCGCAGCTGGGCCGCCGGAGACCTGGATACCGGAGCTGACGGCGAACCGGACAACGAAGCGAACGGCGAAGTGGCCACCCCGGCCTGAGCCGGTTGGCTCCGCACCAAGCCCCGAGCCCCGAGCCCCGAGCCCCAAGCACCAAGCACCAAGCCCGAGCCCGAGCCGCGACACCAAGCACGCCGGAGTCGATGCATCTGCGAACTCTGCCGCTATCGCGTTGTATACGACGCGATAGCGGCAGAGTTCGCCTCTCGACCCTGGAGGTAGGGGCGCAAGGGTGCAGAGGTGAGGAGTGTGGACGCCGGGCGGCGTCGTCCGCCGGCCCGGCTGTCACCCGGCATCGGTACGGTGCTGAGGTGACCACGCTCACCGAACCGCCCCGCCCCTCCCCCGCCGAGGTCGCCGACGAGCTCACCGCCCACGTTCGGGCGCTCGCCGGGCCCGACGCCAACCCCCGCCCCGAGCAACTCGACGCGGTGACCGCAGTCGTCGCCGGGCGACAGCGCACCCTGCTGGTCGCCCGCACCGGCTTCGGCAAGTCGGCGGTGTACTTCTCGGCCACCCGCATGCTGCGCGACCGGGGCTGGGGGCCCACCGTCGTCATCTCCCCACTGCTCGCCCTGATGCGCGACCAGGTGGCCGCCGCCGAACGGCTCGGTCTGGCTGCGGTGACGATCAACTCCTCCAACGTCGACGCCTGGGACGACCTGGAGGCCCGGATCGCCGCCGACGAGGTCGATCTGTTGTTGATTGCCCCCGAGCGTCTGGCCAACCCCGGCTTCCGCCGCCGGGTGTTCGACTCGCTGCGGTCCCGCGCCTTCACCCTGGTGTGCGACGAGGCCCACTGCATCTCCGACTGGGGCCATGACTTCCGCCCCGACTACCGCCGCTTGGGCACGCTGCTCGCCGAGCTGCCGCCGTGGACCCCGGTGCTGGCGACCACCGCCACCGCCAACGCCCGGGTCACCGACGACGTCGCCGCCCAACTCGGCAACGACACCCTGGTGCTGCGCACGTCGCTCGACCGCGAGTCGCTGCGTTTGTCGGTGGTCGACCTGCCCGACGACGCCCATCGCCTGGCCTGGCTGAGCGAAGTGTTTGAGGAGCTGCCCGGCTCGGGGATCGTCTACTGCCTCACGGTCGACCAGGCCGAGACGACTGCCCGGTGGCTGCGCGAGGAGGGCCACGACGCCGCCGCCTACACCGGCTCGGTCGATCCCGACGAACGACTTCGGCTTGAGACGGCGCTGCGGGCCAACGAGCTCAAGGCGCTGGTGGCCACCTCTGCCCTCGGCATGGGCTTCGACAAGGGCGACCTGGCCTTCTGCGTCCACCTCGGCCTGCCACCGTCGCCGGTGGCCTACTACCAGCAGATCGGACGCGCCGGCCGGTCGCTCGAGGTCGCCGAGGTGATCGCGCTGCCCCGCCCGGTGGAGGACGCCGCCGTCTGGCGCTGGTTCGAATCGGTGTCCCTGCCCTCCGAGGAGGTGTGCCGCAGCGCTCTCGATCAGCTCGACTACGACGAGCCCACCTCGATCGCCTTGCTCGAGCACAGCGTCAACCTGGGACGCAACCGCCTGGGCACCCTGATGAACATCCTGGAGGTGGACGGGGCGGTCGAACGGGTGGGTGGCGGCTGGATCCGCACCCGGGCCGACTGGGCCTACAACCACGAGCTGGCGTCGACGCTGTCGCAGCTGCGCCGGACGGAGTCCGGCCACATGCTCGCCTGGGCCGACCTCGACACATGCCGGTTGCGCGACCTGCGCGAGGCGCTCGATGATCCGGAGGCGGACGACTGCGGCCGCTGCGACAACTGCACCGGCTCCACCTGGCAGCGCGACCCCGACCAAGCGGTCGTCCAGCGGGCCCAGACCTTGCTGCGCGGCGGCGACCTGATCCTGGCGCCCCGCAAGCAATGGCCCAGCGGCCTGGGCGAGCCAAGGGGCCACATCGCCGCCGAGCGCCAAGCGCGGCCTGGCCGGGCCTTGGCCCGGGTGGGCGACGGCGGCTGGGACCAGACGATCGGCGCGCTGGTCGCCCGGGCCGACGCCGACGCTCGCAGTCGGACCACGGGTAGCCACACGGCGGACGCGGGCACGGTGGATGGCGGCACGACGGGCAGCGGCACGACGGACGCGAGCACGACGGGCAGCGGCACAACGGACAGCGGCACAACGGACAGCGGCACGGTGGCCCCGGCAACCGTGGCCGGGGAGGGCGCTGACGGACAGCCCCTGGTCCTCCCCGAGGACCTGCTGTGGGCGCTGGCCGGCATCTTGAAGCGCTGGGACTGGGGGCAGCGACCCACGTGGATCTGTCCGGTGCCCTCCCGACGTCGCCAGCCCCTGATCGACGCTGTCGCCGACGGGCTCGGCGCGCTCGGCAAGCTGCCGGTGCACCGAGCCTTGGTCGCCCGGACCGATTGGGCCGGTGATGCCGGGGCCAACCGAGGCTTCCAGGCCGATCAGGCCAACTCGGCCCACCAGGTGCTGAACGTGTGGGACCGCTTCACCGTCGACGCCGAGGCGCTGCCACCGGGCGACACCGCATCCGGGCCGGTGCTGTTGATCGACGACGAGGTCGACAGCCGCTGGACGGTCACCGTGGCCACCTGGCTGCTCACCGGGGCGGGGAGCGGTCCGGTGCTGCCCCTCGCCCTCCGCACCCGTTGACCTGGCGCACCCGTCAACCCGGCGCACCCGTCGACCCGGGTACCCGTTGACCCGGGTACTCGTTGACCTGGCGAACCTGTAAACCCGGCGCTCCCGTCAACCCGGCTCAGCCGTTGACCCGGAGCAGCCGTTGGACATGCCCACCCGCTCACCGGCGGGCACCCGCCGACGGACCCGGGTGCCGTCAGTCGTCCGGCATTGCCTTGACGAGCGCCGCTGCGACGTCGAGAGCCACGCCGGTCTCGCGTTCGGACACCTCCCACAGCGTCGCAATCGCCCGGTCGGTGCCGGGCGGGGTGATCACCGGGCGTTTGAACGCCGGACCATTGGAGGAGAACAGCGGCGCGTACATGTCACCGCCGGACGCGCCCGGGTCGGTAGCTGCCCGTAGCTGCGGCCGAGCGCCCACGACCGCCGACATGCCGACCACGGCGGTGAGGGGCTGGGCGATCACGCCCAACAGGCCGCCGCCGCCCTCGGCGGCGGTGTGGGACTGAAGCCCGGTGTTGGACAGCCCCGGGTGGGCCAGCAGGCTGATCGCATTCGCCCCCGCCCGCTCGAAGCGCCGCTGAAGTCCCAGGCCGAAGTGGTAGTTGGCCAGCTTCGCCTGGCCGTAGGCCTTCCACGGCGCGTAGGTGCCCCGCAGGTGGGGGTTGTCCGGGTCCACCGGTCGCCCCTGCAGGCGGGCGATGCTGGTGACGGTCACCACGCGGGCTGCAGGCGCCCGCAGCAGCGGCACGAGCAGATGCGACGTCAACGCCCAATGGCCCAGGTGGTTGACGCCAAACTGCATCTCGAAGCCGTCGCTGGTCGTCCGCTCGGGCATCGCCATCAGCCCGGCGTTGTTGACGAGCAGGTCGATGGTGGCGTGGGCCGCCAGCACGCTGTCGGCCGCGCTGCGCACCGACGCCAGGTCGGCAAGATCCAGCTCGACGATCTCCAGGGAGGCCTTCGGGTGCTCCGCGAGGATCTCGACCTCGGCCGCCGATGCCTTGGCCTGGTCGCGGGCCGCCATCACCACGTGCGCACCGGCGCCGGCCAGCGCCTTCGTCGTCTCCAGCCCGAGGCCACCGTTGGCCCCGGTGACGACGGCAACGCGTCCGCTCAGGTCGCCTATGTCGTCCTGGGTCCAGATCATGACTGGTCACCGCGCATGTAGATCGAGCGCTTCGGGCGGGCGAAGAACCCCTCGAGCAGCGGCCGGAACTCCTCGAGCTCCATCGTCGGGTAGGCGGGATCGAAGGCGGCCTGGTCGAAGTCGGCGCAGAACTCGGCGCACAGGTCGTAGTGGGGATGGCCCTCGAAGCGGTCCCGCAGGTTGGGATCGAGGCCGAGATAGTCGAAGAAGTAGTACCCCTGGAAGATGCCGTGCTGTTGCACCATCCAATGCAGGTCGTCATCGACGAAGGGCCACACGATCGCTGCGCCGATGTCGGGATGGTTGAAGCTGCCCAGCGTGTCGCCGATGTCGTGCAGCAGGGCACAGGCGATGTAGTCGTCGCTGCGGTTGGCCCGCATCGCCCGGGTGGCGGTCTGGGTGGAGTGCACCAGTCGGTCGACGACGAACCCGCCGTAGTCACCGGCCAGCAGGCCCAGGTGGGTCATCACCCGGTCGGCGAGACGGGGATAGAACTCGAGTTGGGCGGCGACGATGCGGTCCCAGTCCTCCTGGGTGCCCTCGGTCATCGCATGAAACCCGGCGCTTGGTGACGTGGTGCTCATCGGTCCAGTCTGGTGCGCGCGACACGGTCCCGGCGCACAGAGGGTGCGGATGTGTACAGTCGCCCGTTCAACGCCGGGTGCGCCAGGGCCTCCGACCGGTCGCCTCGGAACCGTGTGCCACCCAACGATCAGGAGTGCCCATGAACGCCACGTCAACCCTCAGCCCCGATCGGCCGGGCAGTCCCGGACTGCAGAGCATCACCGCCGGCTGGTGGATCCCGGTCGTCGGCGGCGTGATCGCCATCGTCTTCGGGTTCCTCGTCCTGTCGTTCAACTACACGACCCTGTGGGCTGTCACGATCGCCGCCGGCATCGGGTTCATGCTCACCGGCCTGGCCGACCTGGCGACCGCCTTCGACTCGAAGGGCTCCACCCGCCTACTGGCCTTGGTCCTCGGGGTGCTCGGAGTCGGCGCCGGAATCATCGCCTTCGTCTGGCCGGCCGCCACATTTGCCGTCATCGCCACGCTGGTGGCCTGGCTGCTGTTGCTGCGGGGCATCATCGGCATCGTCGGCGCCTTCGAATCCAAGAGCGCCGGGGTGGACCTGTGGTGGTTCCCCCTGCTGCTCGCCCTGCTCGAGATCGCCGTGGCTATCTGGGCCGTCCGCTATCCGGGCCGGTCGGTCGTCCTGTTGGTGTTGTGGATCGGCATCGCAGCGATCTCCCGCGGCATCACGTTGATGCTGGCCGGCTTCACCGTGCGTGCGGTCGGCAAGGCGCTCCCCCGCGGCTAGCGGCGACGCTTCGGAGGGGAGCCGAGCCTCCCCCAGCGTGAGCGTCAGCCACAACGCGGCCAGCACCCAACCGGAGACGACGTCGCCCGGGTGATGGACGCCCAGGGCCACCCGGCTGACGCCGATCGGGATCGCCACCGCCAGCGCTGCGCCCGTCGCGATGCCGACCCGCCGCCGTGGGGCGGCGCCATCGGTCGGCGTGCTCCGGGCGCCTGCGACCAGCCGGGCGGTGGCCACCAACACGATCATCGAGTTCATCGCATGACCGGAGGGAAAGCTGGACCCGCGGGCGAAGACAAGCGGGTCGAGTTCGGGACGGGCACGGGCGATCGTCACCTTGAGCGCGGTTTCCACCATGGCGCCCAGCCCACCGATCAGCACCAGGGTGATCGCAGCGCGCCGATCACCCCGTCCTTCCAGCCAGACGGCGCCCGCAAGCACGACCGCCACCAGCACGATCGGCGAGCCGATGATGGTCAGCTTCGCCGCCACCTCGCCGACCGCCGGGTGCGACGCCACCCAGCGGCGCAGCTCCGCCGTCGTTCGTTCGTCGAATCGATCGACCGCACCTCGGGTGATGACGGCCGCCAGCGCCATCCCGAGCGCGTACACGCCAGCCACTGCGGTCAGCCATCGCCGGCCCGACACCGGCAACGGTCCGCGATCAGCGGGTCGGCGCATACACCCGCAGCGAGCCGGGGCGCGTGGCCACCACGAAGTTGGATGGCCCCTCGAACACCTCGCCATCGACGGCGAGCATCGGGTTCTTCTCCTCGGAGGCGATGTTGAGGCGCTTCACCAGCCGGCGACGGTAGACGCGGCTTTTGCCGAGTGTTCCGGTCAGCAGCGCCAGCATCAGGCGCAGCCGCGCCGCCGGGGCC is a window encoding:
- a CDS encoding phosphatase PAP2 family protein; protein product: MRRPADRGPLPVSGRRWLTAVAGVYALGMALAAVITRGAVDRFDERTTAELRRWVASHPAVGEVAAKLTIIGSPIVLVAVVLAGAVWLEGRGDRRAAITLVLIGGLGAMVETALKVTIARARPELDPLVFARGSSFPSGHAMNSMIVLVATARLVAGARSTPTDGAAPRRRVGIATGAALAVAIPIGVSRVALGVHHPGDVVSGWVLAALWLTLTLGEARLPSEASPLAAGERLADRTHGEAGQHQRDAAGDRCDADPQHQQDDRPARIADGPDSHGDLEQGEQQGEPPQVHPGALGFEGADDADDAPQQQQPGHQRGDDGKCGGRPDEGDDSGADSEHPEDQGQ
- a CDS encoding patatin-like phospholipase family protein, whose amino-acid sequence is MIELPPSVTVVLGSGGAGGWMFHLGALRALRAEADFNLVDAQRVIATSAGAGVAAAVLTGTSLEDTGDILMSPPSGEERTEFVEAREANRDRGLERLMPVAPQLASQVLRNPLLAGSGLLPAGRIPTVGLSRAASIHANHPWPPSLWITATRLDDGALVVFGRDDLEVPLAQAAQASQAIPGAFAPVEIDGERYVDGGLLSPNHAELALETPTDLVVLVSVQSRPGLRATRMQARRRLDTELTQLREAGLATVLIEVDDATNARFRGFPRGDQTNGNVIQQHAARLTRAALRSWAAGDLDTGADGEPDNEANGEVATPA
- a CDS encoding SDR family NAD(P)-dependent oxidoreductase, which translates into the protein MIWTQDDIGDLSGRVAVVTGANGGLGLETTKALAGAGAHVVMAARDQAKASAAEVEILAEHPKASLEIVELDLADLASVRSAADSVLAAHATIDLLVNNAGLMAMPERTTSDGFEMQFGVNHLGHWALTSHLLVPLLRAPAARVVTVTSIARLQGRPVDPDNPHLRGTYAPWKAYGQAKLANYHFGLGLQRRFERAGANAISLLAHPGLSNTGLQSHTAAEGGGGLLGVIAQPLTAVVGMSAVVGARPQLRAATDPGASGGDMYAPLFSSNGPAFKRPVITPPGTDRAIATLWEVSERETGVALDVAAALVKAMPDD
- a CDS encoding phosphohydrolase, with the protein product MSTTSPSAGFHAMTEGTQEDWDRIVAAQLEFYPRLADRVMTHLGLLAGDYGGFVVDRLVHSTQTATRAMRANRSDDYIACALLHDIGDTLGSFNHPDIGAAIVWPFVDDDLHWMVQQHGIFQGYYFFDYLGLDPNLRDRFEGHPHYDLCAEFCADFDQAAFDPAYPTMELEEFRPLLEGFFARPKRSIYMRGDQS
- a CDS encoding ATP-dependent DNA helicase RecQ, which translates into the protein MHLRTLPLSRCIRRDSGRVRLSTLEVGAQGCRGEECGRRAASSAGPAVTRHRYGAEVTTLTEPPRPSPAEVADELTAHVRALAGPDANPRPEQLDAVTAVVAGRQRTLLVARTGFGKSAVYFSATRMLRDRGWGPTVVISPLLALMRDQVAAAERLGLAAVTINSSNVDAWDDLEARIAADEVDLLLIAPERLANPGFRRRVFDSLRSRAFTLVCDEAHCISDWGHDFRPDYRRLGTLLAELPPWTPVLATTATANARVTDDVAAQLGNDTLVLRTSLDRESLRLSVVDLPDDAHRLAWLSEVFEELPGSGIVYCLTVDQAETTARWLREEGHDAAAYTGSVDPDERLRLETALRANELKALVATSALGMGFDKGDLAFCVHLGLPPSPVAYYQQIGRAGRSLEVAEVIALPRPVEDAAVWRWFESVSLPSEEVCRSALDQLDYDEPTSIALLEHSVNLGRNRLGTLMNILEVDGAVERVGGGWIRTRADWAYNHELASTLSQLRRTESGHMLAWADLDTCRLRDLREALDDPEADDCGRCDNCTGSTWQRDPDQAVVQRAQTLLRGGDLILAPRKQWPSGLGEPRGHIAAERQARPGRALARVGDGGWDQTIGALVARADADARSRTTGSHTADAGTVDGGTTGSGTTDASTTGSGTTDSGTTDSGTVAPATVAGEGADGQPLVLPEDLLWALAGILKRWDWGQRPTWICPVPSRRRQPLIDAVADGLGALGKLPVHRALVARTDWAGDAGANRGFQADQANSAHQVLNVWDRFTVDAEALPPGDTASGPVLLIDDEVDSRWTVTVATWLLTGAGSGPVLPLALRTR